A single genomic interval of Cellulosilyticum sp. I15G10I2 harbors:
- a CDS encoding helix-turn-helix domain-containing protein gives MDCNKVGKLIFGLRKEKGMTQKQLAEAINISDKAISKWERGLGCPDVSLLQELSEVLGVNIEKILLGNLEPNDTDGGNMRKIKFYVCPNCENMLSATGEAQVSCCGRKLVPLIPKPADDIHKIVVEEVEDDFYVTFKHEMNKKHYLSFIAYVFGDRVLLIKLYPEQGGEVRFPKMYGKKIYFYCSQHGLWVSE, from the coding sequence GTGGATTGCAATAAAGTTGGAAAGCTAATATTTGGATTACGTAAAGAAAAAGGCATGACTCAGAAACAACTTGCCGAGGCAATAAATATTAGTGATAAAGCCATTTCAAAGTGGGAGCGAGGCCTAGGTTGCCCAGATGTATCCTTGCTTCAAGAGCTCTCAGAAGTATTAGGTGTAAACATTGAGAAGATATTATTAGGCAATTTGGAACCTAATGATACAGATGGAGGAAACATGAGAAAAATTAAGTTTTATGTGTGCCCAAACTGCGAAAACATGCTGAGTGCAACAGGAGAAGCACAAGTTTCTTGCTGTGGGCGCAAACTTGTGCCACTTATCCCAAAGCCAGCTGATGATATACACAAAATAGTTGTGGAGGAAGTAGAAGATGATTTCTATGTTACCTTTAAGCATGAAATGAATAAGAAACATTATCTTAGTTTTATAGCCTACGTTTTTGGAGATAGAGTACTTTTAATTAAGTTATATCCAGAGCAAGGTGGAGAAGTTCGATTTCCAAAAATGTATGGTAAAAAAATTTATTTTTACTGTAGTCAGCATGGATTGTGGGTGAGCGAATAA